In Plasmodium coatneyi strain Hackeri chromosome 5, complete sequence, a genomic segment contains:
- a CDS encoding Lipoate-protein ligase, translated as MIKKLLLVQAAISLVILCSTKKLKNEKQIPRTACALLKGVKYKTRKRAFAQPIGGSLKKEKYNTREANVTNEILIFDLSEKLINYKLAFELQNWLHQSKINFQNGNKFSIHSNTLKLVKDKIERFEKNLKKYDFCFILQHTPCYTLGSSAHMGDILLDKRDYYIEELGDIYNNFDERSLSQFVSKHEYIKHEINESENYDEGKNYFESFSQNRNKVKMPIYRINRGGKATYHGPGQLILYLILDLKKYPCNYSERGVSHLSQRKDDYEGEQPKMEEHNEEMLPHRCNTNLNAKTESLFDLHKTVNNIQKVGVETLGKFKIKANTKEDSIGVFHKDKKLISIGVKIRKYVSMHGMALNFNLDKKFLKYLLPCGMSHADYTSMHELDEVKIREKKTGVSRNPEGESEMANRTTVLNELVVNCAHSVGSIFNAKVKISSDIGDLFA; from the coding sequence ATGATCAAGAAACTCCTTTTGGTGCAGGCTGCGATAAGCCTTGTGATCCTTTGCTCCACGAAGAAgttaaagaatgaaaaacaaaTCCCCCGAACGGCGTGTGCTCTGCTGAAGGGCGTGAAATACAAAACGCGCAAAAGAGCGTTTGCACAGCCAATCGGCGGAtctttaaagaaggaaaagtacaaCACACGGGAAGCAAACGTGACAAATGAAATTCTCATTTTCGACTTGAGCGAAAAACTTATAAATTACAAACTCGCTTTTGAACTGCAAAACTGGTTGCATCAATCTAAAATTAATTTTCAAAACGGAAACAAATTCTCCATACATTCGAACACACTAAAATTGGTGAAAGATAAAATTGAgagatttgaaaaaaatctcaaaaaatatgattttTGCTTCATTCTTCAGCATACTCCATGCTACACCTTGGGCAGCTCAGCACACATGGGTGACATCCTTCTGGATAAAAGGGATTACTACATTGAGGAGTTAGGGGACATATACAACAACTTCGACGAAAGGAGTCTTTCCCAATTTGTTAGCAAACACGAATATATTAAACATGAAATAAACGAGAGCGAAAATTatgatgaagggaaaaactaTTTTGAGAGTTTTTcacaaaatagaaataaagtgaaaatgcCGATTTATCGTATTAACAGAGGAGGGAAGGCAACATACCATGGACCGGGACAGCTAATCTTATACCTCATTTtagatttaaaaaagtatCCCTGTAATTATAGCGAAAGGGGTGTCTCCCATTTGTCTCAACGTAAAGATGATTACGAGGGGGAACAACCTAAAATGGAGGAACATAACGAGGAAATGCTTCCACACCGATGCAACACGAACCTCAACGCAAAGACAGAAAGCTTGTTTGATCTACACAAAACAGTAAATAACATCCAAAAAGTTGGAGTCGAAACTTTGggcaaatttaaaataaaagcgAATACCAAGGAAGATTCCATTGGCGTTTTTCACAAAGATAAAAAGCTTATTTCAATCGGTgtgaaaataagaaaatacGTATCTATGCACGGAATGGCTTTAAATTTCAACCtagacaaaaaatttttgaaatatttacTGCCCTGCGGAATGAGTCACGCTGATTACACCTCCATGCATGAGCTGGATGAAGTAAAAAttagagagaaaaaaacaggcgTCAGCCGGAACCCCGAAGGAGAAAGCGAAATGGCTAACCGCACCACTGTGCTCAACGAATTAGTAGTTAACTGCGCACACTCGGTGGGAAGCATTTTTAATGCCAAGGTGAAGATTTCTAGCGATATAGGCGACCTCTTTGCTTAA
- a CDS encoding Oxoglutarate/malate translocator protein encodes MNKDIAKYDLEDSSNVEIKKKINDQKSLLEKVKPFAVGGASGMFATFCVQPLDMIKVRIQLNAEGANAVKNPFIVGKNIIVNEGVLSLYKGLDAGLTRQIVYTTGRLGLFRTFSDMVKEEGQPLPFYKKCFCALAAGGLGAFMGNPADLSLIRLQADNTLPKELKRNYTGVFNAVYRISKEEGIFALWKGSVPTIARAMSLNLGMLSTYDQSKEYLEKYLGVGMKTNLVASVISGFFAVTLSLPFDFVKTCMQKMKVDPVTKKMPYKNMLDCSLQLYRKGGISIFYASYSTYYVRIAPHAMITLITMDYLNNLLKKFA; translated from the coding sequence atgaacaaagatATTGCCAAGTACGATTTGGAGGACAGCTCaaatgtagaaataaaaaaaaaaatcaatgaCCAAAAGAGCCTGTTGGAAAAGGTAAAGCCCTTTGCAGTGGGTGGGGCCAGTGGGATGTTTGCAACTTTCTGTGTGCAGCCACTTGACATGATCAAGGTGCGGATTCAGTTGAACGCTGAAGGAGCAAACGCAGTTAAGAACCCATTTATTGTAGGCAAAAATATCATAGTAAATGAAGGCGTACTGTCTCTGTATAAAGGGTTAGATGCAGGGCTGACCCGACAAATTGTGTACACCACGGGAAGGTTAGGATTATTTAGGACTTTCTCTGATatggtaaaggaagaagggcaacctttgccattttataaaaaatgtttttgtGCACTCGCTGCTGGAGGGTTAGGTGCCTTCATGGGAAACCCAGCAGATTTATCCCTAATTAGACTACAAGCTGATAATACCCTACCCAAAGAATTGAAAAGAAACTACACAGGCGTTTTCAATGCTGTGTATAGAATttcaaaggaagaaggaatttttgCCTTATGGAAAGGATCCGTGCCAACCATTGCACGAGCTATGTCATTAAACTTGGGTATGCTATCCACATATGATCAATCGAAAGAGTACCTAGAAAAATATCTAGGCGTAGGTATGAAAACCAATCTCGTTGCTAGTGTGATTAGTGGCTTTTTTGCCGTCACTCTAAGTTTACCTTTCGATTTTGTCAAAACATGCATGCAGAAAATGAAAGTCGATCCTGTGACGAAGAAAATGCCCTACAAAAACATGCTTGACTGCTCACTCCAGTTATACAGAAAGGGGGGCATATCCATCTTCTACGCAAGTTACTCAACCTACTATGTACGTATTGCGCCCCATGCTATGATTACCCTCATAACTATGGATTACCTGAACAATTTGTTGAAGAAATTCGcctag
- a CDS encoding Rna-binding protein, with amino-acid sequence MSAANSTKIFIGSIPKDVTEEELKAEASKHGVITQVYYVPATAQSPRGWAFITYKQRSEAYKAIEALDYKCIFPNSQRPLDVRFASYKHNTTTTTTTTETQPAPNKNVWQKHVTSDGHPYYYNSVTGHSQWEKPKESVTTPASVIQGKTNTVAPYGPPGANVFVFHVPSHWTDMELYQHFQHFGYVLSARIQRDSSGRNKGYGFVSFNNPESAMNAIKGMHGFYVSGKHLKVQLKKGEEHYMQLNAPVQPQLAATQPYTVQQPIMGNPQQPYMAHMMYGSMDSTNQMRYNNTYSLSR; translated from the exons atgtctGCTGCGAATTCtaccaaaatttttattggTAGCATCCCCAAGGATGTTACAGAG GAGGAGTTAAAAGCGGAGGCATCCAAACATGGTGTGATCACCCAAGTGTACTACGTGCCGGCCACGGCCCAAAGCCCCCGAGGGTGGGCATTCATTACATACAAGCAGAGGTCGGAAGCTTATAAAGCCATCGAAGCTTTGGACTATAAGTGTATATTTCCTAACAGCCAGCGACCACTGGATGTAAGATTCGCTAGCTACAAACATAACACCACTaccactaccaccaccaccgaAACACAACCGGCGCCAAATAAAAACGTTTGGCAGAAGCACGTAACGTCAGATGGACACCCATATTACTACAATTCTGTAACTGGCCATTCCCAGTGGGAAAAACCCAAGGAATCAGTTACTACGCCCGCCTCAGTCATTCAAGGAAAGACTAACACCGTTGCGCCGTATGGTCCTCCAGGCGCCAATGTGTTCGTTTTCCACGTGCCCTCACATTGGACGGATATGGAGTTGTACCAG CACTTCCAACACTTCGGATACGTACTGAGCGCACGAATTCAAAGGGACTCCAGTGGAAGAAACAAGGGCTACGGGTTCGTCAGTTTTAACAACCCAGAGTCAGCTATGAATGCAATCAAAGGAATGCATGGATTTTACGTCTCGGGGAAGCACCTAAAAGTGcagttaaaaaagggagaggaaCACTATATGCAGTTAAATGCCCCTGTGCAGCCGCAACTGGCCGCCACACAACCCTACACAGTGCAACAACCAATCATGGGGAACCCCCAACAGCCTTACATGGCCCATATGATGTATGGTAGTATGGATTCTACCAACCAGATGCGCTACAACAACACGTATTCATTGAGTAGGTAG
- a CDS encoding DnaJ protein: MKSMSSYDTGPESSELSSFSLKGKSSSKGKGDKHKNDKNVEKNSSAEYSDEKETKKKDEQKKKKNEQKDKKGIISSSQSKNAKSGKQSNIEKTPMDMFKSKIKFLTDNIIIIGIILSFMTLITFKYLEEKYSLEKYLEEGDSFDYYEVLKCKRGDSINKIKKNYRDLSKMYHPDSNKDCKDCDKKFRDITKAYKTLSDPRLKKAYDHSKGKVLKLIESNSVNLTMRNYKDLVENSNDYWIIQIYSDTDNLSLNFSKIWEEAFDKYHEYISFGRINILTDKKLVKSKVPFNVKIFPTIFILAPDGTYHLYSNIFNATSKDFQSYINNYYPNLIYNVQHFNKAYSSLMKKSDPVSKSGSSHIDKNNKVLLLSNKSKLSLQVKHITFKYRNIYTTYAIRYDEIEHLTNEPLKKEIIDALKVLSVKKSDYIKENENIDYFILVNNKEQVKIIRRISSTNIKNVYKDALMKNLVEINATNVDSVCSTVGSRHTYCYVTIIDSLNNEDTLTSLKKIYQHVNNSYASFTSKLGADESDSSMFIQPVYLLKSNMTKNFLKFAKEKSVNTYDSFFMDYSANTFATINEIKNLSNYSQKKEDLSFLSNIYKDIEILTFEKIPKYCLPMEVNCLYNPKKTFSYRLYNIFKRTSPMQVILSAVVGFFLYPSFKNYGKLRYACLAASMGATLLVTNIKDFLLLLAN; this comes from the coding sequence ATGAAGAGCATGTCGTCGTACGACACGGGGCCGGAGTCCTCGGAGCTGAGCTCGTTCAGTCTGAAGGGGAAGTCCTCATCCAAGGGGAAGGGCGACAAGCACAAAAACgataaaaatgtggaaaagaaTAGTAGCGCAGAGTACAGTGACGAgaaggaaacgaaaaaaaaagacgaacagaagaagaaaaaaaacgagcaaaaggataaaaaaggcataatCAGTAGTAGCCAAAGTAAGAAtgcaaaaagtggaaaacaGAGTAACATTGAGAAGACCCCGATGGACATGTtcaaaagcaaaataaagtTCCTAACTGacaacataataattataggtATCATTTTATCCTTTATGACTCTGATAACGTTTAAATATTTGGAGGAGAAATATTCCTTGGAGAAATACTTGGAGGAGGGAGACTCCTTTGATTATTACGAGGTGttaaaatgcaaaagagGAGACAGCATAaataagataaaaaagaattatcgTGATTTATCGAAAATGTACCATCCGGATAGCAATAAGGATTGTAAAGATTGTGACAAGAAGTTTAGAGACATTACAAAGGCGTATAAAACGTTGTCCGATCCGAGGCTGAAAAAGGCATATGATCATTCGAAAGGAAAAGTGCTAAAACTGATTGAGTCCAACAGTGTCAATTTGACGATGAGAAATTATAAGGACTTGGTGGAAAACTCCAACGACTACTGGATTATTCAGATTTACTCAGACACAGATAATTTAAGTTTAAATTTCTCCAAAATTTGGGAAGAAGCTTTTGACAAATATCATGAGTACATCTCCTTTGGACGTATAAACATACTGACAGACAAAAAATTAGTTAAGTCTAAAGTACCATTCAATGTGAAGATTTTTCCCACCATTTTTATCCTAGCTCCAGATGGGACCTACCACTTATACTCAAACATATTTAACGCCACGTCGAAGGATTTCCAATCTTATATTAATAACTATTATCCGAACTTAATATATAACGTACAACATTTTAATAAGGCGTATTCTTCCCTGATGAAGAAGAGTGACCCTGTTAGTAAGAGTGGATCTTCCCACATtgacaaaaataataaagtgcTTCTCCTCTCCAATAAAAGTAAGTTAAGTCTCCAGGTCAAACACATCACCTTCAAGTATAGAAACATTTACACCACGTATGCCATACGTTACGACGAAATTGAGCATCTAACAAATGAGCCactcaaaaaagaaatcatCGACGCTTTAAAAGTGCTCagtgttaaaaaaagtgactaCATTAAGGAGAACGAAAATATCGACTACTTCATTTTGGTGAATAATAAAGAGCAAGTGAAAATTATCAGAAGAATCTCCTCCAcgaatattaaaaatgtatataaagaTGCCCTGATGAAAAACTTGGTAGAAATTAACGCTACCAATGTGGATTCCGTTTGTTCCACCGTCGGGTCGAGACACACCTACTGTTACGTCACCATCATCGACAGTCTCAACAACGAAGATACACTAACctctttgaaaaaaatttatcaacATGTGAATAACTCCTACGCCAGTTTTACCTCCAAGTTGGGCGCAGACGAATCTGACAGTAGCATGTTCATTCAGCCGGTGTACCTACTAAAATCCAACATgacaaaaaatttcctcaaATTTGCGAAGGAAAAATCTGTCAACACGTATGACTCCTTCTTTATGGACTACTCTGCGAACACCTTCGCCACAATCAACGAAATAAAGAATTTAAGTAACTACTcccagaagaaggaagacctttctttcctctccAACATTTACAAAGACATTGAAATATTGACTTTTGAGAAAATACCCAAATATTGCCTACCCATGGAAGTTAACTGTCTCTATAACCCGAAGAAAACCTTCTCCTATCGGTTGTATAACATTTTTAAGAGAACTTCCCCAATGCAAGTCATCCTTTCCGCCGTGGTGGGGTTCTTCCTCTACCCTTCCTTTAAGAACTACGGCAAGTTGAGGTACGCCTGTCTGGCCGCCTCCATGGGCGCCACGCTCCTCGTCACCAACATCAAGGATTTTCTGCTCCTCCTTGCTAATTAG
- a CDS encoding Histone acetyltransferase gcn5, which translates to MMIDYLINREERDPLWKDPSRHVLTNKKKKIYIYPFHCCNKGKDEDVDLWNFLKCKNDGFFFHSEEEKCIVELAPKGAAALATAGTTSGGGLLGTSKRKRMHFESGGGVANLLQSYTPDGLTHSNGLEDPPRGSSTQSVKSSTCLETSPGSPADGEENVQKDEQKSDRKAAWKKLRTGHLDNLEETHTSGYASPQSGHVDPRDENNGICSQREEEKEKCNDDPPVSGTEWLTSVGADKLVELPKRWQARSCMAEGNDCSGGGDGAGNSSTVGGGSNSMNGGGNAGGGGGSGGNHGSSGDDGKGNGNRGNGHIDGSHQADNQEEDDEENKKNEQKKRKVGEDNMQGGDPKMNYLPNGNGMVNGGLGIGPAHGSGHNELIDQDRVIGGNQRKMPVGGNYSNSSSMGKMESGPVNFSTPNKVPLQSLGGTSGNASHLNGAKLNAEGGSVRNGSILGGNKIVGMNSFSGNVNFPKNKLFMANPQMGFVGNVKGSRMNNVGELGRMNGPHFKDMNDEFPPEGRKKDAGKKEIMEGPLKSNDMNNYPSSTISMGSNNVNMFPPHGMNNPNAFLNSSMGRMNSLNAMKGIGSQYNAMNVPPMVGAGGNSYNFHVTHPHPYGGMNMMNSIGMMGSGVGNNAGGIGGGILPGSPMNDMHAGMMGGLVNGPHGSIPLVNSPSRAASGTQAAGPKGTKNVGTKGTGGNGAETVNAKKNNDTQTNSKGKNKMSSNAESSKNVIKNIKMEDLTFSENVYLKNVDGLDLSKNFVNGKYCSKLPPNEKIYNIVNYIVQNSLVDYLLEFYNNENLLYNEKGEMSDGNSGVDRDPGGGEQGEMPPIGETLNGDNVKETVKKQDEGVNDEKVVDGVTPTGEATTENTAEGQTGKENDCVMVPNEQSKDEGTPSKTNKKNAPSENISVNNKNEDKLNGVEGKDTTTTTTNNNSDNAEATVNRETDESNKYILTEITKSICSIINLQQLMPVNNRISNPNLIYDPNYDTIYSKWKTFLRKEQSSGNVISMCFSRDFLHTVLLCNYVTIIEDLKKTAVKKKIKFFFLNLCLEAGLSVNVALMLFINAAKQSNKLQSLLPSETGLGYLHRDAGGAKEENMGIITFECITNDREPDHLIKLITLKNIFSRQLPKMPREYIVRLVFDRNHYTFCLLKKNTVIGGVCFRPYFEQRFAEIAFLAVTSTEQVKGYGTRLMNHLKEHVKKFGIEYFLTYADNFAIGYFRKQGFSQKISMPKERWFGYIKDYDGGTLMECYIFPNINYLRLSEMLYEQKKTVKKAIHFIKPQVIFKGLNYFVQNKGVNNAIHPSNIPGLLEVGWKKEMKYFPKKAQNKDIQLKDQILSVLDFLEKQQSAWPFLKPVSLSEAPDYYDIIKEPTDILTMRRKARHGEYKTKEDFGIELKRMFDNCRLYNAPTTIYFKYANELQALIWPKYECITDGGK; encoded by the exons ATGATGATTGATTACCTCATAAACAGGGAGGAGAGGGATCCACTTTGGAAGGACCCAAGTCGTCATGTTTTgaccaataaaaaaaaaaaaatatatatatatccctTTCACTGTTGTAACAAAGGCAAGGACGAAGATGTCGAcctttggaattttttaaaatgcaaaaacgatggattttttttccactcggaggaggagaagtgcATCGTTGAGTTGGCCCCCAAGGGTGCAGCGGCATTAGCAACAGCAGGAACAACATCAGGAGGAGGCTTGCTGGGGACGTCCAAGAGGAAGCGAATGCACTTCGAATCCGGTGGTGGGGTTGCTAACCTCCTGCAGAGTTACACCCCCGACGGATTGACACACAGTAACGGTTTGGAAGACCCGCCACGTGGCAGCTCCACCCAGAGTGTCAAAAGTAGCACCTGCTTGGAAACTTCCCCGGGTAGTCCCGCAGATGGTGAAGAGAATGTGCAAAAAGATGAGCAGAAAAGCGATAGAAAAGCTGCTTGGAAGAAGCTGAGGACCGGCCATTTGGATAACCTGGAGGAAACCCACACGAGTGGATATGCATCACCGCAGAGTGGGCATGTAGACCCAAGGGATGAGAATAATGGGATTTGTTCAcagagggaggaagaaaaggagaagtgtAATGATGACCCCCCAGTTAGCGGTACCGAATGGCTTACCTCCGTCGGGGCAGATAAATTGGTGGAGTTGCCCAAAAGGTGGCAGGCGAGGAGTTGCATGGCGGAAGGGAATGACTGCAGTGGGGGGGGAGATGGAGCAGGGAATTCTTCCACCGTTGGTGGAGGAAGCAACTCAATGAACGGTGGTGGCAACGCAGGGGGAGGCGGAGGAAGTGGAGGAAACCACGGGAGCAGTGGAGACGATGggaaaggaaatggaaaCCGTGGAAATGGCCACATAGATGGTAGTCACCAGGCAGATAACCAGGAGGAGGACGATGAGGagaataagaagaatgaacagaaaaaacgCAAAGTCGGTGAAGACAACATGCAGGGGGGAGACCCAAAAATGAATTACTTGCCCAACGGGAATGGAATGGTTAATGGGGGGTTAGGCATCGGCCCTGCACACGGCAGTGGACACAACGAACTGATTGATCAGGACAGAGTAATAGGTGGTAATCAAAGGAAAATGCCAGTAGGCGGTAATTACAGTAACAGTAGCAGCATGGGTAAGATGGAAAGTGGTCCTGTCAATTTTTCCACCCCGAATAAGGTACCGCTACAGAGTCTGGGTGGTACCAGCGGGAATGCGTCTCACCTGAATGGAGCGAAACTTAACGCTGAAGGTGGAAGTGTCAGAAACGGGAGCATCCTGGGGGGTAATAAAATTGTAGGTATGAACAGCTTCAGCGGTAACGTGAATTTCCCGAAGAATAAGCTTTTTATGGCGAACCCGCAGATGGGGTTTGTGGGGAACGTCAAGGGGTCACGAATGAATAACGTGGGTGAACTTGGCCGCATGAATGGCCCCCACTTCAAAGACATGAACGATGAGTTCCCCccggaaggaagaaaaaaagacgcagggaagaaagaaattatgGAAGGTCCATTAAAAAGCAACGACATGAACAACTATCCTAGCAGCACCATCAGCATGGGAAGTAACAACGTGAACATGTTTCCCCCTCATGGAATGAATAACCCGAATGCATTTTTAAACAGCAGCATGGGCAGAATGAACAGCCTCAATGCAATGAAAGGAATTGGAAGTCAATACAATGCAATGAATGTACCACCGATGGTGGGTGCAGGTGGTAATTCTTACAACTTCCATGTGACTCATCCCCATCCTTATGGTGGAATGAATATGATGAATTCTATTGGGATGATGGGGAGTGGTGTAGGGAACAACGCGGGCGGGATTGGAGGGGGTATTTTGCCAGGAAGTCCAATGAATGACATGCACGCAGGGATGATGGGCGGGTTGGTGAACGGCCCGCATGGAAGTATCCCCCTGGTGAACAGTCCAAGCAGAGCAGCCAGCGGGACACAGGCAGCAGGACCCAAGGGTACCAAAAATGTAGGCACAAAAGGGACAGGCGGAAACGGAGCAGAAACGGTGAacgcaaagaaaaataatgacaCGCAGACAAATAGTAAaggcaaaaacaaaatgagtaGCAACGCAGAAAGTAGCAAAAACgtcattaaaaatataaaaatggaggatCTCACCTTTAGTGAAAATGTGTATCTAAAAAACGTCGATGGTCTTGACCTGAGCAAAAACTTTGTAAATGGAAAGTACTGCTCCAAGTTACCCCCCAATGAGAAAATATACAACATTGTAAACTACATTGTGCAGAATTCGCTTGTGGATTATCTGCTCGAATTTTACAACAACGAGAATTTGCTTTATAATGAGAAGGGCGAAATGTCCGATGGGAACAGCGGGGTGGATCGTGACCCTGGGGGAGGTGAACAGGGGGAAATGCCCCCAATAGGGGAAACCCTGAATGGTGATAATGTGAAGGAAACTGTTAAGAAGCAGGACGAGGGGGTTAATGATGAGAAGGTTGTCGACGGTGTTACCCCCACGGGGGAGGCTACCACAGAGAACACTGCAGAAGGACAGAcgggaaaggaaaatgacTGCGTTATGGTGCCAAATGAGCAAAGCAAAGATGAGGGCACCCCCAGTAAgaccaataaaaaaaacgccccAAGTGAGAACATCAGTGTTAATAACAAGAATGAGGACAAACTTAACGgcgtggaagggaaggacaCCACCACGACCACGACGAATAACAATAGCGACAACGCTGAAGCTACCGTGAACCGTGAAACGGATGAAAGCAACAAGTACATCTTGACTGAAATAACGAAAAGCATTTGTTCCATTATAAACCTACAGCAACTGATGCCAGTGAACAACAGGATAAGCAATCCCAATTTAATTTATGACCCGAATTATGACACCATTTATTCAAAGTGGAAAACCTTTTTGCGGAAGGAGCAATCCAGTGGAAACGTTATTAGCATGTGTTTTTCCAGAGACTTTTTGCACACCGTTTTGCTGTGCAATTATGTGACCATAATTgaggatttaaaaaaaaccgccgtgaagaagaaaataaaattcttctTTCTGAATCTTTGTTTGGAGGCCGGACTCTCCGTCAACGTGGCCCTCATGCTCTTCATCAATGCGGCCAAGCAGAGCAACAAGTTGCAG TCCCTCTTACCGTCCGAAACCGGCCTTGGATACCTGCACCGAGACGCAGGAGGagcgaaggaagaaaacatgGGCATCATCACCTTCGAGTGCATAACGAATGACCGAGAACCGGACCACTTAATTAAGCTAATTACACTGAAGAACATCTTCTCGAGACAGCTACCGAAGATGCCACGAGAGTACATCGTGCGGTTAGTGTTCGACCGGAACCATTACACTTTttgtcttttaaaaaagaacacgGTAATTGGGGGAGTTTGTTTTAGACCTTACTTTGAGCAGAGGTTTGCTGAGATCGCCTTTCTGGCGGTTACCTCGACGGAGCAGGTGAAGGGCTACGGTACGAGGCTGATGAATCATTTGAAGGAGCACGTGAAGAAGTTTGGAATCGAGTACTTTCTAACGTATGCAG ACAACTTCGCCATCGGGTACTTCCGCAAGCAGGGCTTCTCCCAGAAAATTTCCATGCCCAAGGAGAGGTGGTTTGGCTACATCAAGGACTACGACGGAGGAACGTTAATGGAGTGCTACATATTCCCGAACATAAACTACCTGCGGTTATCGGAGATGTTGTACGAGCAAAAGAAGACGGTAAAAAAAGccattcattttattaaGCCACAAGTTATTTTTAAGGGGCTTAACTACTTTgtgcaaaataaaggagtCAACAATGCCATTCACCCGAGTAACATCCCAGGGTTACTGGAAGTCggatggaaaaaggaaatgaaatattttccaaagaAGGCCCAAAACAAGGATATACAGCTGAAGGATCAAATATTAAGCGTCCTAGACTTCCTCGAAAAGCAGCAATCCGCTTGGCCCTTCCTCAAACCTGTGAGTCTGTCAGAAGCCCCCGATTACTACGATATTATAAAGGAACCCACGGATATTCTAACCATGAGGAGGAAGGCCAGACAT gGCGAATACAAAACGAAAGAGGACTTTGGAATAGAGCTGAAGCGCATGTTCGACAACTGCCGCCTGTACAACGCACCCACGACCATCTACTTCAAGTACGCCAACGAGTTGCAGGCGCTTATATGGCCCAAGTACGAGTGCATAACTGATGGAGGAAAGTGA